From a region of the Gordonia sp. PP30 genome:
- the cofC gene encoding 2-phospho-L-lactate guanylyltransferase, giving the protein MSSPMTVVLALKHLHLAKSRLAGATSSDAEREELVAAMLADTVGAVRRAGAPRIVVVSPDPRVRRSARRLEIDTCDEPAAPGLNAALAHGARRARPGDAVVYLQADLPALTPESFGAAVDSAARHTVAFVSDRAGEGTTLLAVASGAVFTPAFGPGSAAAHRRAGAVELDPARTRWPDLRCDVDTAADLRAATLLGLGPHTAPAVLDPRARDVARNRR; this is encoded by the coding sequence ATGTCCTCCCCGATGACGGTGGTGCTGGCGCTCAAGCACCTGCACCTGGCCAAGAGCCGGCTCGCCGGGGCCACGTCGTCGGACGCCGAGCGCGAGGAACTGGTGGCCGCCATGCTCGCCGACACCGTCGGCGCGGTCCGGCGCGCGGGCGCACCGCGGATCGTGGTCGTCAGCCCGGATCCCCGCGTCCGGAGATCGGCCAGACGACTGGAGATCGACACGTGCGACGAGCCCGCGGCACCCGGCCTGAACGCCGCCCTGGCGCACGGCGCACGGCGCGCGCGGCCCGGGGACGCCGTCGTCTATCTGCAGGCCGACCTCCCCGCTCTCACCCCCGAGTCGTTCGGCGCGGCCGTCGATTCGGCGGCGCGCCACACCGTCGCCTTCGTGTCCGACCGGGCCGGTGAGGGGACGACGCTGCTCGCCGTCGCCTCCGGCGCCGTCTTCACACCGGCGTTCGGGCCCGGTTCGGCCGCCGCTCACCGGCGCGCCGGGGCCGTCGAACTCGATCCCGCGCGCACCCGCTGGCCCGACCTGCGCTGCGACGTGGACACCGCCGCCGACCTGCGGGCGGCGACCCTGCTCGGCCTCGGCCCGCACACCGCGCCGGCCGTGCTCGATCCGCGGGCCAGGGACGTCGCACGTAATCGCCGCTGA
- a CDS encoding IS481 family transposase: MVHANAPLTPEGRRRLAVLIVEDGWPLRRAAQRFQVSLATAKRWADRYRAGQELTDRSSRPQTCPTRLNRRTERRIIGLRFTRRWGPHRIAYHLRLPRSTVGRVLTRYRMPPLAHLDQATGLPVRRPAPKRYEVDRPGRLVHVDIKKLGRIPDGGGWRVHGRGSAQDLRAGRHRDQAARGGAAGSRGYRYLHHAVDDHSRVAYSEILDDERKETAAGFWERANAFFAEIGVTVTAVMTDNGSCYRSRVFAAALGPSIKHKRTRPYRPQTNGKVERFNRTLAAEWAYAAPYTSDTERAAAYQHWLHHYNHHRPHTGIGGLVPSARVHNLTGKYS; encoded by the coding sequence ATGGTCCACGCTAACGCACCCTTGACGCCGGAGGGCAGACGACGCCTGGCGGTGCTGATCGTCGAGGACGGTTGGCCGCTGCGGCGGGCAGCGCAACGGTTCCAGGTTTCCCTGGCCACGGCCAAGCGATGGGCCGACCGGTACCGCGCCGGTCAGGAGTTGACCGACCGTAGTTCCCGTCCCCAGACCTGTCCGACGCGTCTGAACCGGCGCACCGAGCGGCGGATCATCGGTCTGCGGTTCACTCGCCGCTGGGGACCACACCGCATCGCCTACCACCTGCGGCTTCCGCGTTCGACCGTGGGCAGGGTCCTGACTCGGTACCGGATGCCGCCGCTGGCGCACCTGGACCAGGCCACCGGGCTGCCGGTGCGCCGGCCCGCGCCCAAGAGGTACGAAGTCGACCGTCCCGGCCGGCTGGTCCATGTCGACATCAAGAAACTCGGCCGAATCCCTGACGGCGGCGGATGGCGGGTCCATGGACGCGGCTCGGCCCAGGACCTCAGAGCCGGGCGGCACCGTGACCAGGCTGCCCGCGGCGGCGCAGCAGGATCGCGGGGCTACCGGTACCTGCACCACGCCGTCGATGACCACTCGCGCGTGGCGTATTCGGAGATCCTCGATGACGAACGCAAGGAGACCGCGGCAGGGTTCTGGGAACGGGCCAACGCGTTCTTCGCCGAGATCGGAGTCACCGTGACCGCGGTGATGACCGATAACGGATCCTGCTACCGCTCGCGTGTGTTCGCCGCGGCCCTGGGCCCGAGTATCAAGCACAAGCGGACCAGGCCGTACCGGCCCCAGACCAACGGGAAAGTCGAACGCTTCAACCGGACGCTGGCCGCCGAATGGGCCTACGCCGCCCCGTACACCAGTGACACCGAACGCGCAGCGGCCTACCAGCACTGGCTGCACCACTACAATCACCACCGACCCCACACCGGGATCGGCGGCCTCGTCCCCTCAGCCCGCGTTCACAACCTCACGGGGAAGTACAGCTAG
- a CDS encoding RNA degradosome polyphosphate kinase yields the protein MTATDETTDDSSTNLPAALPAETVDPDESADLPAERYFNRELSWLDFNSRVLALAEDSSLPLLERAKFLAIFASNLDEFFMVRVAGLKRRDETGLSVRSADGRSPREQLHMIATRTQKIANRHARVFLDSVLPALAAADVHIADWDDLTQLQQVRLREHFHNELFPILTPLAVDPAHPFPYISGLSLNLAVTVRDESEGERFARVKVPNNINRFIRVDHLIPSDEPEGADGHQPAIFLPLEKLIAANLEYLFPGMHVVEHHVFRVTRNADFEVDEDRDEDLLQALERELARRRFGSPVRLEVGDDMSEHMLELLLRELDVDPADVIATPGLLDLTSLFEVYGVDRPALKEPAFVPKTHPAFGERETPKSIFATLQEGDVLVQHPYDSFSTSVQRFIEQAAADPQVLAIKQTLYRTSGDSPIVNALIDAAAAGKQVVALVELKARFDEQANIRWARKLEKSGVHVVYGLVGLKTHCKTCLVVRREGSTIRRYCHIGTGNYNPKTARLYEDVGLFTAAPELGADLTDLFNTLTGYSRKTEYRNLLVAPHGIRSGIIERIEGEVAARRAGDTRARVQLKANALVDEKVIDALYRASQAGVPVEVFVRGICALRPGVPGLSENITVRSILGQFLEHSRILVFGAAEEYWIGSADMMHRNLDRRVEVMAQVRDRRLAADLQDIFDSAFDPRTRCWELQPDGSWTASPAAGEEVRDHQRRMMNRPRRLLDSGSGA from the coding sequence GTGACCGCCACGGACGAGACCACCGATGACTCGAGCACCAATCTGCCCGCCGCCCTGCCCGCCGAGACCGTCGATCCCGACGAGTCCGCGGACCTGCCCGCCGAGCGCTACTTCAACCGCGAACTGAGCTGGCTCGACTTCAACTCCCGGGTGCTGGCCCTGGCCGAGGACTCGTCGCTCCCGCTGCTGGAACGCGCCAAGTTCCTGGCGATCTTCGCCTCGAATCTGGACGAGTTCTTCATGGTCCGCGTCGCCGGCCTCAAGCGACGCGACGAGACGGGCCTCTCGGTCCGCTCCGCCGACGGCCGCTCGCCGCGCGAGCAACTGCACATGATCGCCACCCGCACCCAGAAGATCGCCAACCGGCACGCGCGTGTCTTCCTCGACTCGGTGCTCCCCGCCCTCGCCGCGGCCGACGTGCACATCGCCGACTGGGACGACCTCACGCAACTCCAGCAGGTGCGCTTGCGTGAGCACTTCCACAACGAGCTGTTCCCGATCCTCACTCCGCTCGCGGTGGATCCGGCGCATCCCTTCCCGTACATCAGCGGCCTGTCGCTGAATCTCGCGGTGACCGTCCGCGACGAGAGCGAAGGTGAACGCTTCGCCCGGGTCAAGGTGCCCAACAACATCAATCGCTTCATCCGCGTCGACCACCTGATCCCGAGCGACGAGCCGGAGGGCGCCGACGGTCACCAGCCGGCGATCTTCCTACCGCTGGAGAAGCTGATCGCCGCCAACCTCGAGTACCTGTTCCCGGGGATGCACGTGGTGGAGCATCACGTCTTCCGGGTCACCCGCAACGCCGACTTCGAGGTGGACGAGGACCGCGACGAGGACCTGCTCCAGGCGCTGGAACGCGAGCTGGCACGACGCCGCTTCGGCTCACCGGTGCGCCTGGAGGTCGGCGACGACATGAGCGAGCACATGCTCGAACTCCTGCTTCGCGAACTCGACGTCGACCCCGCCGATGTGATCGCCACACCCGGCCTGCTCGACCTGACCTCGCTGTTCGAGGTCTACGGCGTCGACCGGCCCGCGCTCAAGGAACCCGCTTTCGTTCCGAAGACGCACCCCGCCTTCGGTGAACGCGAGACGCCCAAGAGCATCTTCGCGACGCTGCAGGAGGGCGACGTCCTGGTGCAGCACCCGTACGACTCGTTCTCCACCAGCGTGCAGCGCTTCATCGAGCAGGCCGCCGCCGACCCGCAGGTGCTCGCCATCAAGCAGACCCTGTACCGGACGTCCGGCGACTCCCCGATCGTCAACGCGCTGATCGACGCGGCCGCCGCGGGCAAGCAGGTGGTGGCGCTGGTCGAGCTGAAGGCCCGGTTCGACGAGCAGGCCAACATCCGCTGGGCGCGCAAGCTGGAGAAGTCCGGGGTGCACGTGGTGTACGGCCTGGTCGGACTCAAGACGCACTGCAAGACCTGCCTGGTGGTCCGCCGGGAGGGTTCGACGATCCGCCGCTACTGCCACATCGGCACCGGCAACTACAACCCGAAGACCGCGCGGCTGTACGAGGACGTGGGCCTGTTCACCGCGGCCCCGGAGCTCGGCGCGGACCTCACCGACCTGTTCAACACGCTGACCGGCTACTCCCGCAAGACCGAGTACCGGAATCTGCTGGTGGCGCCGCACGGGATCCGCTCCGGGATCATCGAGCGGATCGAGGGCGAGGTGGCCGCCCGCCGGGCCGGCGACACCCGGGCGCGCGTCCAGCTCAAGGCGAACGCCCTGGTCGACGAGAAGGTCATCGACGCGCTCTACCGCGCCTCGCAGGCCGGTGTGCCGGTGGAGGTCTTCGTGCGTGGGATCTGCGCGCTGCGTCCGGGCGTTCCCGGGCTGAGCGAGAACATCACCGTCCGCTCCATCCTCGGCCAGTTCTTGGAACACTCGCGGATCCTCGTGTTCGGCGCCGCCGAGGAGTACTGGATCGGCAGCGCCGACATGATGCACCGGAACCTCGACCGCCGCGTCGAGGTGATGGCACAGGTCCGTGATCGGCGGCTGGCCGCCGATCTGCAGGACATTTTCGACTCGGCCTTCGATCCGCGCACCCGGTGCTGGGAACTGCAGCCCGACGGATCCTGGACCGCGTCGCCCGCGGCCGGCGAGGAGGTGCGCGACCACCAGCGCCGGATGATGAATCGTCCACGGCGCCTGCTGGATTCGGGTTCCGGCGCATGA
- a CDS encoding NAD(P)H-dependent glycerol-3-phosphate dehydrogenase, with amino-acid sequence MRAVVMGSGSWGTAVAKVLVDAGNDVTVWARRPQLAEHITTQHENPGYLPGIALPESLRAVSSVEEALAGAELVVCAVPSQALRENLSQWKEFLPPDAILLSLAKGVEISTGERMSQVIKEVTGFDDAQIAVLSGPNLAREIALEQPAATVIACSDEGTARRVQEAFGAPYFRPYTNTDVVGTEIGGAAKNVIALACGMASGLGFGENTLATLITRGLAETMRLGVALGADMRTMAGLAGIGDLVATCSSPLSRNRTFGARLGEGASLEEAQAATNGQVAEGVKSCRSVRALAAEHGVEMPLTEAVYQVCHEGMAVPDMVGMLLGRTPKPEV; translated from the coding sequence GTGCGCGCGGTGGTCATGGGTTCGGGTTCGTGGGGTACGGCGGTCGCGAAAGTGCTGGTCGACGCCGGGAACGATGTCACGGTGTGGGCGCGTCGGCCGCAGCTCGCCGAGCACATCACCACGCAGCACGAGAATCCCGGCTACCTGCCCGGCATCGCGCTGCCGGAGTCGCTGAGGGCCGTCTCCTCGGTCGAGGAGGCGCTGGCCGGTGCCGAACTGGTGGTCTGCGCGGTGCCCTCGCAGGCGCTGCGGGAGAACCTGAGCCAGTGGAAGGAGTTCCTGCCGCCGGACGCGATCCTGCTGTCGCTCGCCAAGGGCGTCGAGATCAGCACCGGCGAGCGGATGAGCCAGGTGATCAAGGAGGTCACCGGGTTCGACGATGCGCAGATCGCGGTGCTGTCCGGCCCCAACCTGGCCCGCGAGATCGCCCTGGAGCAGCCGGCGGCGACCGTGATCGCGTGCAGCGACGAGGGGACGGCACGCCGGGTGCAGGAGGCCTTCGGGGCACCCTACTTCCGCCCGTACACCAACACCGACGTGGTCGGCACCGAGATCGGCGGTGCCGCGAAGAACGTGATCGCACTGGCCTGCGGCATGGCCTCGGGCCTCGGGTTCGGCGAGAACACCCTGGCCACGCTGATCACCCGCGGTCTCGCCGAGACCATGCGGCTCGGCGTGGCCCTCGGCGCCGACATGCGGACCATGGCCGGTCTCGCCGGGATCGGCGACCTGGTGGCGACCTGCTCGTCGCCGCTCTCGCGCAACCGCACCTTCGGCGCCCGCCTCGGTGAGGGCGCGTCGCTGGAAGAGGCGCAGGCGGCGACCAACGGGCAGGTGGCCGAGGGCGTCAAGAGCTGCCGGTCGGTCCGGGCCCTCGCCGCCGAGCACGGCGTCGAGATGCCGCTCACCGAGGCCGTGTACCAGGTCTGTCACGAGGGTATGGCGGTCCCGGACATGGTCGGCATGCTTCTCGGCCGCACCCCCAAGCCCGAGGTCTGA
- a CDS encoding IclR family transcriptional regulator has translation MGNTSGIGVLDKSVLVLHTVAAQPCNLAELTEATGLPRATAHRLAVGLETHLLLTRDATGRWIPGPALRELAAGAPDAVREAGLPVLPGLQTATGESVQLYRREGAERICIAAVEPPTGLRDTVPVGTRLPMSAGSAARVLAAFADPAVRDDLLADAVYTERHLAEIRRRGWAQSAGERADGVASVSAPVYDRTGAVVAAVSVSGPIDRMGRRPGERWAADLVAAAERIGARL, from the coding sequence ATGGGAAATACTAGCGGAATCGGCGTGCTAGACAAGTCGGTCCTCGTTCTGCACACCGTCGCGGCCCAGCCGTGCAATCTCGCGGAGCTCACCGAAGCCACCGGCCTGCCCCGCGCCACTGCGCACCGGCTGGCCGTCGGCCTGGAGACGCACCTGCTGCTGACCCGTGACGCCACCGGCCGCTGGATCCCCGGACCCGCCCTGCGTGAACTGGCGGCCGGCGCCCCCGACGCGGTCCGGGAGGCCGGCCTGCCGGTGCTCCCCGGCCTGCAGACCGCGACCGGCGAATCGGTGCAGCTTTACCGCCGCGAGGGCGCCGAACGCATCTGCATCGCCGCCGTCGAACCGCCGACCGGTCTGCGCGACACCGTCCCGGTCGGCACCCGCCTCCCGATGAGCGCGGGCTCGGCCGCGCGCGTACTCGCCGCCTTCGCCGACCCGGCCGTGCGCGACGATCTCCTCGCCGACGCCGTCTACACCGAACGCCACCTCGCCGAGATCCGGCGCCGCGGCTGGGCCCAGAGCGCCGGCGAACGCGCCGACGGCGTCGCCAGCGTGTCCGCTCCGGTCTACGACCGGACCGGCGCCGTCGTCGCCGCGGTGAGCGTCTCCGGCCCGATCGACCGGATGGGCCGCCGCCCCGGCGAGCGCTGGGCCGCCGATCTCGTCGCCGCCGCCGAACGGATCGGCGCGCGACTGTAG
- a CDS encoding NUDIX hydrolase, with protein sequence MSSATRTVWAAGAVLWRISAAGKVEVAVVHRKRYDDWSLPKGKAHDGELLVATAAREVTEETGHDGRIGRALETVSYSLKPGVRKKVAYWSMESTGGRFVANHETDDIQWLSVDGAQRTVSYGADRKVLKAFAAQDVRDLHQLVVVRHAKAGRRTRFSGDDTQRPLDDEGEAQAEALVGVLGLYGVRHLHAADRLRCVQTLVPLSQELRADIVVEPALTEEAYAADPAEARERLRTLAAPVAGVRVVCSQGRAIAPLLKRWAADDQVELPASRNRKGSVWILTLRGETLIQADHLPSPFPGKNGH encoded by the coding sequence ATGAGTTCAGCCACCCGCACCGTGTGGGCCGCCGGAGCGGTGCTCTGGCGGATCTCCGCGGCGGGCAAGGTCGAGGTCGCCGTCGTACACCGCAAGCGGTACGACGACTGGTCGCTGCCCAAGGGCAAGGCGCACGACGGCGAACTGCTGGTGGCCACGGCCGCCCGAGAGGTGACCGAGGAGACCGGGCACGACGGCCGTATCGGCCGGGCACTGGAAACGGTGAGCTACTCGCTCAAGCCCGGGGTCCGGAAGAAGGTCGCCTACTGGTCGATGGAGTCCACCGGTGGGCGGTTCGTCGCCAACCACGAGACCGACGACATCCAGTGGCTGTCGGTGGACGGCGCGCAGCGCACCGTGTCGTACGGCGCGGACCGCAAGGTGCTGAAAGCCTTTGCCGCACAAGATGTCCGGGACCTGCACCAGTTGGTCGTGGTCCGGCACGCCAAGGCCGGTCGACGCACCCGGTTCTCCGGCGACGACACCCAGCGCCCGCTCGACGACGAGGGTGAGGCGCAGGCCGAGGCCCTGGTGGGAGTGCTGGGCCTGTACGGCGTGCGGCACTTGCACGCCGCGGACCGGCTGCGCTGTGTGCAGACCCTGGTGCCGCTGTCACAGGAGTTGCGCGCGGACATCGTCGTCGAACCGGCGCTGACCGAGGAGGCGTACGCGGCCGATCCCGCCGAGGCGCGGGAGCGCCTGCGGACACTGGCGGCCCCGGTCGCCGGGGTCCGGGTGGTGTGCAGCCAGGGCCGGGCCATCGCACCGCTGCTCAAACGGTGGGCGGCCGACGACCAGGTCGAGCTGCCCGCGTCCCGCAATCGCAAGGGCAGCGTGTGGATCCTCACCCTGCGCGGGGAGACGCTGATCCAGGCCGACCACCTCCCGAGTCCGTTCCCGGGGAAGAACGGGCACTGA
- a CDS encoding PPOX class F420-dependent oxidoreductase, which translates to MGTNQRSQIVMSDDEIARFIEQNRTATLATLGADGRPHLVAMWYGVIDGELWFETKAKSQKAVNLRRDPRVTVMIEDGLTYDQLRGVSLEGVAEIYDDPDTCLRAGISVWERYNGPYTDDLRPAVDAMMHKRVAVRIVTDRIRSWDHRKLNLPELPLSGSTAPYYS; encoded by the coding sequence ATGGGAACCAACCAGCGCAGCCAGATCGTCATGTCCGACGACGAGATCGCCCGCTTCATCGAGCAGAACCGCACCGCCACCCTCGCCACCCTCGGCGCCGACGGCCGGCCGCACCTCGTCGCCATGTGGTACGGCGTGATCGACGGGGAACTCTGGTTCGAGACCAAGGCCAAGTCGCAGAAGGCCGTCAACCTGCGCCGCGACCCGCGCGTGACCGTGATGATCGAAGACGGCCTCACCTACGACCAGTTGCGCGGCGTCTCCCTCGAAGGCGTCGCCGAGATCTACGACGATCCCGACACCTGCCTCCGCGCCGGCATCAGCGTCTGGGAGCGCTACAACGGGCCGTACACCGACGACCTGCGGCCCGCCGTCGACGCGATGATGCACAAGCGCGTCGCCGTCCGTATCGTCACCGACCGCATCCGGTCGTGGGACCACCGCAAGCTGAACCTCCCGGAACTCCCGCTGTCCGGCTCTACCGCGCCGTACTACTCCTGA
- the leuC gene encoding 3-isopropylmalate dehydratase large subunit: MTESEARRAPRTLAEKVWDDHVVVPGRVDDNGEVGPDLIYIDLHLVHEVTSPQAFDGLRVAGRPVHRPDLTIATEDHNVPTVDIFSPIADQVSALQVETLRRNCAEFGVRLYPMGDADQGIVHVVGPQLGLTQPGMTVVCGDSHTATHGAFGAIAMGIGTSEVEHVMATQTLSLRPFKTMAINVDGELPPGVTGKDLILAIIAQIGTGGGQGHVLEYRGSAIEKLSMEARMTICNMSIEAGARAGMIAPDQVTYDYLKGRSHAPKGADWDAAVEYWDSLRTDEGAVFDREVHIDASSLTPFVTWGTNPGQGLPLGADVPDPADMLDETEALAATRALEYMDLTPGTPLREVAVDTVFIGSCTNGRIEDLRAVAEVLRGRKVADGVRMLVVPGSMKVRAQAEEEGLGEVFTEAGAEWRMAGCSMCLGMNPDQLAPGDRCASTSNRNFEGRQGKGGRTHLVSPAVAAATAVRGTLSSPADLA; this comes from the coding sequence ATGACTGAGTCGGAAGCACGCCGCGCGCCCCGCACGCTGGCCGAGAAGGTCTGGGACGACCACGTGGTGGTCCCCGGCCGGGTCGACGACAACGGCGAAGTGGGACCGGACCTCATCTACATCGACCTGCACCTGGTGCACGAGGTGACCAGCCCGCAGGCGTTCGACGGCCTCCGGGTGGCCGGCCGCCCGGTGCACCGGCCCGACCTGACCATCGCGACCGAGGACCACAACGTCCCGACCGTCGACATCTTCAGCCCGATCGCCGATCAGGTGTCCGCGCTGCAGGTGGAGACCCTCCGCCGCAACTGCGCGGAGTTCGGGGTCCGGCTGTACCCGATGGGCGACGCCGACCAGGGCATCGTGCACGTCGTCGGACCGCAGCTGGGCCTCACCCAGCCGGGGATGACAGTGGTGTGCGGCGACAGCCACACCGCCACCCACGGCGCCTTCGGCGCCATCGCGATGGGCATCGGCACCTCCGAGGTGGAGCACGTGATGGCCACCCAGACCCTGTCGCTGCGCCCGTTCAAGACCATGGCGATCAACGTCGACGGTGAGCTCCCGCCCGGCGTCACCGGCAAGGACCTGATTCTGGCGATCATCGCCCAGATCGGCACCGGCGGCGGCCAGGGTCACGTCCTGGAGTACCGCGGCTCCGCCATCGAGAAGCTGTCGATGGAGGCGCGGATGACGATCTGCAACATGTCGATCGAGGCCGGTGCCCGCGCCGGCATGATCGCCCCCGACCAGGTCACCTACGACTACCTCAAGGGCCGCTCGCACGCCCCGAAGGGCGCCGACTGGGATGCGGCCGTCGAATACTGGGACAGCCTCCGCACCGACGAAGGCGCGGTGTTCGACCGCGAGGTGCACATCGACGCGTCGTCGCTCACCCCGTTCGTCACCTGGGGCACCAATCCGGGACAGGGCCTCCCGCTCGGCGCCGACGTGCCGGACCCCGCCGACATGCTCGACGAGACCGAGGCGCTGGCCGCGACGCGAGCGCTCGAGTACATGGATCTGACCCCGGGCACGCCGCTGCGTGAGGTGGCGGTCGACACCGTGTTCATCGGTTCGTGCACCAACGGCCGGATCGAGGACCTGCGCGCCGTCGCCGAGGTGCTGCGCGGCCGGAAGGTGGCCGACGGGGTGCGGATGCTGGTGGTGCCGGGCTCGATGAAGGTCCGGGCGCAGGCGGAGGAGGAGGGTCTCGGCGAGGTCTTCACCGAGGCCGGCGCCGAATGGCGGATGGCCGGATGCTCGATGTGTCTCGGGATGAACCCGGATCAGCTGGCGCCGGGCGACCGCTGCGCGTCGACGTCGAACCGAAACTTCGAGGGACGCCAGGGCAAGGGCGGCCGCACCCACCTCGTGTCGCCGGCCGTCGCGGCCGCGACCGCGGTGCGCGGCACACTCTCCTCGCCCGCCGATCTCGCCTGA
- a CDS encoding HU family DNA-binding protein — MNKAQLIEELTKRLDADRKTATEAVETLIDTIVRAVSKGESVTITGFGVFEKRRRAPRVARNPRTGETIKVRETSIPAFRPGAKFKEIISGSRKLKAGESAVKRTSDPEAPAKKAAAKKSAATSAAATKTAAKKSTPAKKSATKTTAAKAAPAATKATAAKKSAPAKSAPTKSAATKSAATAPAKKSSAAKKTAPAKKTTGAAKTAAPTKTTATKTAAKTAAAKKTAAPAEKATAAKKTTAAKKTTAAKKTTAAKKTTAAKKTTAAKKTTAAKKTTAAKKAPAKSAPAKP; from the coding sequence ATGAACAAGGCCCAACTCATCGAAGAGCTGACCAAGCGCCTCGATGCCGACCGCAAGACCGCCACCGAAGCCGTGGAAACCCTCATCGACACCATCGTCCGCGCCGTCAGCAAGGGCGAGAGTGTCACGATCACCGGCTTCGGTGTCTTCGAAAAGCGCAGGCGCGCACCGCGTGTCGCGCGCAATCCTCGCACCGGCGAGACGATCAAGGTGCGCGAGACGTCGATCCCGGCGTTTCGTCCCGGGGCGAAATTCAAGGAGATCATCTCCGGCAGCCGGAAGCTGAAGGCGGGGGAGTCCGCGGTGAAGCGCACCTCCGATCCCGAGGCGCCCGCCAAGAAGGCGGCCGCGAAGAAGAGTGCGGCGACGAGTGCCGCGGCGACGAAGACGGCCGCGAAGAAGAGCACACCGGCCAAGAAGTCGGCCACGAAGACGACAGCGGCCAAGGCCGCTCCCGCCGCCACGAAGGCGACCGCCGCGAAGAAGTCCGCGCCCGCCAAGTCGGCTCCCACCAAGTCGGCGGCCACGAAGTCGGCGGCCACGGCGCCCGCCAAGAAGAGTTCCGCGGCGAAGAAGACGGCGCCCGCGAAGAAGACGACCGGGGCCGCCAAGACCGCGGCCCCCACGAAGACGACGGCCACCAAGACCGCCGCCAAGACCGCGGCGGCGAAGAAGACCGCGGCACCCGCCGAGAAGGCCACCGCGGCGAAGAAGACCACCGCCGCGAAGAAGACCACCGCCGCGAAGAAGACTACCGCCGCGAAGAAGACCACCGCGGCTAAGAAGACCACCGCCGCCAAGAAGACGACGGCCGCCAAGAAGACGACGGCCGCCAAGAAGGCTCCGGCCAAGTCCGCACCGGCCAAGCCCTGA
- the leuD gene encoding 3-isopropylmalate dehydratase small subunit: MEPFISHTGIGVPLQRSNVDTDQIIPAVYLKRVTRTGFEDGLFAGWRTDPDFILNNEPWNSGSVLVAGPDFGTGSSREHAVWALMDFGFRVVISSRFADIFRGNSGKAGLVAAQVDQSDVELIWKRLDAEPGLELTVDLESRTVTAGDLVVPLQIDDYTRWRLMEGLDDIGLTLREVDAITEFESKRPSFKPVTLP; the protein is encoded by the coding sequence ATGGAACCCTTCATCTCCCACACCGGTATCGGAGTCCCGTTGCAGCGCAGCAACGTCGACACCGACCAGATCATCCCCGCCGTCTACCTCAAGCGCGTCACGCGCACCGGTTTCGAGGACGGCCTCTTCGCCGGTTGGCGCACCGATCCGGACTTCATCCTGAACAACGAGCCGTGGAACTCGGGGTCGGTGCTGGTCGCCGGCCCGGACTTCGGCACCGGCTCGTCGCGCGAGCACGCCGTCTGGGCGCTGATGGATTTCGGCTTCCGCGTGGTGATCTCCTCGCGCTTCGCCGACATCTTCCGCGGCAACTCCGGAAAGGCGGGACTCGTTGCGGCACAGGTGGATCAGAGCGATGTCGAACTGATCTGGAAGCGACTCGACGCCGAACCCGGCCTCGAGCTGACGGTCGACCTCGAATCGCGCACGGTCACCGCGGGCGACCTCGTCGTGCCGCTGCAGATCGACGACTACACCCGCTGGCGGCTGATGGAGGGGCTCGACGACATCGGGCTCACCCTGCGTGAGGTCGACGCGATCACCGAGTTCGAGAGCAAGCGGCCCTCGTTCAAGCCGGTCACCCTGCCCTGA